From Achromobacter spanius, a single genomic window includes:
- a CDS encoding LysR substrate-binding domain-containing protein, which yields MKGTRNSLSSLRIFLTAAETLNFSRAGEALNLTQSAVSKHVAALEDRLGTALFKRMPAGLRLTYAGALYLERISAAVRLIDEADALVANPASRVALNVAVSPSFAQFFLLPRLSEFFELHPEIRVNIRPRLLHARDRSERFDAEIQLHTGYVSGMSAQYLCGREMTLVAAPSLLKRHPVKSVDDITQLPLLKRAQRGYGWDEWRADVAPLWSGPAATAPEYEGFSILLPAVLNGLGAGIMPLCMVLDHLESGQLVRPFGETVEGRYGYHLMQPRPNVGGPYCQAFCDWVIAQGQALNVRTRRYAGMA from the coding sequence ATGAAAGGCACCCGCAACTCCCTATCCTCCCTGCGCATCTTCCTGACCGCCGCCGAAACCCTGAATTTCAGCCGCGCAGGCGAAGCGTTGAACCTGACGCAAAGCGCAGTCAGCAAACACGTTGCAGCCCTGGAGGACAGATTAGGTACCGCGCTTTTCAAACGCATGCCCGCCGGCCTGCGGTTGACCTACGCCGGCGCCCTGTATCTGGAACGCATCAGCGCGGCGGTGCGCCTCATCGACGAAGCCGACGCGCTGGTCGCCAATCCCGCCTCGCGCGTTGCCCTGAACGTGGCGGTGTCGCCGTCCTTTGCGCAGTTTTTCCTGCTGCCCAGGTTGTCCGAGTTCTTCGAACTGCACCCCGAGATCCGCGTCAACATCCGTCCGCGCCTGCTGCATGCGCGCGACCGCTCGGAACGGTTCGACGCGGAAATCCAGCTTCATACAGGGTATGTATCCGGCATGAGCGCGCAGTATCTCTGCGGCCGTGAGATGACGCTGGTCGCGGCGCCGTCGCTGCTGAAACGCCATCCCGTAAAGTCGGTCGATGACATCACCCAATTGCCGCTGCTCAAGCGTGCGCAGCGCGGATACGGCTGGGACGAATGGCGGGCCGACGTGGCCCCGCTGTGGTCTGGCCCTGCCGCCACGGCGCCGGAGTACGAAGGCTTTTCGATCCTGCTGCCTGCCGTGCTGAACGGATTGGGCGCGGGCATCATGCCGCTGTGCATGGTGCTGGACCATCTGGAATCCGGACAATTGGTGCGCCCGTTTGGTGAGACGGTGGAAGGCCGCTATGGCTATCACCTCATGCAGCCGCGGCCCAACGTCGGGGGACCGTACTGTCAGGCGTTCTGCGACTGGGTCATCGCCCAAGGCCAGGCGCTGAATGTTCGAACGCGCCGCTACGCGGGAATGGCGTAA
- a CDS encoding Bug family tripartite tricarboxylate transporter substrate binding protein, giving the protein MFKWKKLLAALAIPTALAAAQTASAAYPDKPVKIVVPYSAGGSSDVVARAISDQLSAQLGQSVVVENRAGAGSMLGTAYVATEAPDGYTLLLADVPFTIVPALYKDRVKYDAKKDFAPITLLGLSPMYLFVNPGFEAQDVPSLVKTATGKPDTVSIGSGGNGSLTHLMAELFMQNTKTKLAHIPYKGASASVNDLAGRQIDTSFTTMASAVALFQSGKIKPIAVSSPARQADTPDVPTFQELGYPGLTVQSWWGLVAPAGTPEPVRQKLSEAMAKVMQSEPVKQRLASVGMNLPPDTSATALSALLAQDFARWADLVQRANITFE; this is encoded by the coding sequence ATGTTCAAGTGGAAAAAACTGCTGGCCGCCCTCGCCATCCCCACGGCCCTCGCCGCCGCCCAAACGGCATCCGCCGCCTATCCCGATAAACCCGTCAAGATCGTCGTGCCGTACTCGGCGGGCGGCAGCTCGGACGTGGTGGCCCGCGCCATCAGCGACCAGTTGAGCGCGCAGCTTGGCCAGTCCGTCGTTGTTGAAAACCGCGCCGGCGCCGGCTCGATGCTGGGAACCGCCTATGTGGCCACCGAAGCGCCCGATGGCTACACGCTGCTCCTGGCCGACGTGCCTTTCACCATCGTTCCCGCGCTATACAAGGATCGCGTGAAGTACGACGCGAAGAAGGACTTTGCGCCGATCACGCTGCTGGGCCTGTCGCCCATGTACCTGTTCGTGAACCCCGGGTTCGAGGCGCAGGACGTCCCGTCACTGGTGAAGACCGCGACCGGCAAGCCGGACACCGTCTCGATCGGCTCGGGCGGCAACGGCTCGCTGACCCATCTGATGGCCGAGCTGTTCATGCAGAACACCAAGACCAAGCTCGCGCACATTCCGTACAAGGGCGCATCGGCATCCGTCAATGACCTGGCCGGCCGTCAAATCGATACCAGTTTCACCACCATGGCCTCGGCCGTTGCCCTCTTCCAGAGCGGCAAGATCAAGCCGATCGCCGTGTCCTCGCCCGCACGGCAGGCCGACACGCCGGATGTGCCGACGTTTCAGGAGCTCGGCTATCCGGGACTGACCGTGCAAAGCTGGTGGGGACTCGTCGCACCGGCCGGAACGCCTGAGCCCGTGCGCCAGAAGCTGTCGGAAGCCATGGCCAAGGTCATGCAGTCCGAGCCCGTCAAACAACGGTTGGCGAGTGTGGGCATGAACCTTCCGCCGGACACCAGCGCCACCGCGCTGAGCGCGTTGCTGGCGCAGGACTTTGCGCGCTGGGCCGACCTGGTGCAACGCGCCAACATCACCTTCGAATAA
- a CDS encoding M28 family peptidase: protein MTTPWQQAAADDAALMNDFQTICRFGGRLSGSGQDEAAMDWALDRLREIGSDVRRVPVPYDGWRCLSSNLTLLGDTPMELECVPLLRSASTDGQGLEGVILDLGAGRPEDFERAGESVRGKVVLVRHEYPFSQTHVHRRRKYDMAVAQGAAAFLIANSLPGAGPLSGSSGRPRDGSGIPAAYISHEAASALTADAGARIRLHIRGEELRDSMACAGVLDLPGGRESRIVISAHMDGHDLGQSALDNATGVAVALAAARLLAKQLGPDTPGLRICFFTAEEWALAGSARYLADMPPAERERLKLDINLDTVAGDDTLSALISDYPALAGVVEDTAARAGVPVSHWLPFMPNSDHANFAKHGIPALRLVAGFEKPDSRVRHILSRGDMPDIILEDEMRNALAVTCAMASLALEMTDQELDALKAGSTCPRV, encoded by the coding sequence ATGACGACACCCTGGCAACAGGCGGCCGCTGACGACGCGGCCCTGATGAACGATTTTCAGACCATTTGCCGCTTTGGCGGACGCCTGTCCGGCTCCGGGCAGGACGAGGCGGCCATGGACTGGGCGCTGGATCGCCTTCGTGAAATCGGGTCCGACGTGCGGCGCGTGCCGGTGCCCTACGACGGGTGGCGCTGCCTCTCCAGCAATCTGACCCTGCTGGGCGACACGCCCATGGAGCTGGAATGCGTTCCCCTGCTGCGCTCCGCGTCCACTGACGGACAGGGGCTGGAAGGGGTGATCCTGGATCTGGGCGCGGGCCGGCCGGAAGACTTTGAACGTGCCGGCGAATCCGTGCGCGGCAAGGTCGTGCTCGTACGTCATGAATATCCGTTCTCGCAAACCCACGTGCACCGCCGCCGCAAGTACGACATGGCGGTGGCGCAAGGGGCCGCTGCCTTCCTCATCGCCAATTCGCTGCCCGGCGCCGGTCCATTGTCCGGTTCCTCTGGCCGTCCTCGTGACGGCTCGGGCATCCCTGCGGCCTACATCAGCCACGAAGCGGCATCGGCGTTGACGGCGGATGCTGGCGCGCGTATCCGGCTACATATCCGGGGAGAAGAGCTACGCGATTCGATGGCCTGCGCCGGCGTCCTGGACCTGCCTGGCGGCCGCGAAAGCCGTATCGTCATCAGCGCCCACATGGACGGTCACGATCTGGGCCAAAGCGCGCTGGACAATGCCACCGGCGTCGCCGTCGCGCTGGCCGCCGCCCGGCTGCTTGCCAAGCAATTGGGTCCGGACACGCCGGGCTTGCGCATCTGCTTCTTCACCGCTGAGGAATGGGCGCTGGCCGGATCGGCCCGCTACCTGGCCGACATGCCCCCTGCAGAGCGTGAACGCCTGAAGCTCGACATCAATCTGGACACGGTGGCAGGCGACGACACCCTTAGCGCGCTGATCAGCGATTATCCGGCGCTGGCGGGCGTGGTCGAGGACACGGCGGCGCGTGCTGGCGTGCCGGTGTCGCACTGGCTGCCCTTCATGCCGAACTCCGATCACGCCAACTTCGCCAAGCATGGCATCCCCGCCCTGCGGCTGGTGGCCGGCTTCGAGAAACCCGATTCGCGCGTGCGCCATATCCTGTCGCGCGGCGACATGCCGGACATCATTCTGGAAGACGAAATGCGCAACGCCCTGGCGGTCACATGCGCGATGGCATCGCTGGCGCTGGAGATGACGGATCAGGAGCTGGATGCGCTGAAAGCCGGCTCCACCTGCCCGCGCGTCTAG
- a CDS encoding PA2169 family four-helix-bundle protein: MAEHVIKVLNNLIETSKNGEKGFAAAAEDAKAPEMQELFRNRSRDCAAGATELQTLVTQLGGEPEDSGTMVGAMHRGWTNIKAAVSSRTDLTLLEECEKGEDVAKADYEKALKETLPENVRAVVERQYQGVLRNHDQIRDLRNRFRAAT, encoded by the coding sequence ATGGCCGAACATGTAATCAAGGTGCTGAACAATCTGATCGAAACGTCGAAGAACGGCGAAAAGGGCTTTGCCGCCGCCGCTGAAGACGCGAAGGCGCCCGAGATGCAGGAACTGTTTCGCAACCGCTCGCGCGACTGCGCGGCCGGCGCCACGGAGTTGCAGACCCTGGTGACGCAACTGGGTGGCGAACCCGAGGACAGCGGCACGATGGTCGGCGCCATGCATCGTGGCTGGACGAACATCAAGGCGGCGGTATCCAGCCGCACCGACCTGACGCTGCTCGAGGAATGCGAGAAAGGCGAAGACGTGGCCAAGGCGGACTACGAAAAGGCGCTCAAGGAAACGCTGCCCGAGAACGTTCGCGCTGTTGTCGAGCGCCAGTATCAGGGCGTGCTGCGCAACCACGACCAGATCCGCGATCTGCGTAATCGCTTCCGCGCGGCGACGTAA
- a CDS encoding glycoside hydrolase family 19 protein — protein sequence MLSAEQLQRIFPNCKSPAAWADALAPAFQKYEIETPDRIASFLAQTGYESGQYNRIEENLNYSTAARLTKVWPKRFPTEASAMPYVNNPQGLANLVYANRMGNGDAQSNDGFRYRGRGIIQLTGRSNYDSASDAMGVNLLESPELLSDPKWAALSAGWYWQSRGLNELADDRTHDDDLEDFARITRRINGGLVGLKDRFALFKQVYAELMR from the coding sequence ATGCTGAGTGCCGAACAACTCCAACGCATTTTTCCAAACTGCAAATCCCCCGCTGCGTGGGCCGATGCGTTGGCGCCCGCATTTCAGAAATACGAAATCGAAACCCCGGATCGCATCGCAAGCTTTCTGGCGCAGACGGGTTATGAATCCGGCCAATACAACCGGATCGAGGAAAACCTGAATTACTCGACCGCCGCGCGGTTGACCAAGGTGTGGCCAAAGCGATTTCCCACTGAGGCATCGGCCATGCCGTATGTGAACAATCCGCAAGGACTTGCAAATCTGGTTTATGCGAACCGGATGGGTAATGGCGATGCGCAAAGCAACGACGGCTTCCGGTATCGCGGACGCGGCATCATCCAGCTGACGGGGCGCAGCAATTACGATTCAGCCAGCGACGCCATGGGCGTCAATTTGCTTGAGTCGCCCGAGTTACTGTCCGACCCGAAGTGGGCTGCGCTGAGCGCCGGGTGGTATTGGCAGTCGCGCGGGCTGAACGAGCTGGCGGACGACCGCACGCATGACGATGACCTGGAGGATTTCGCCAGGATCACGCGGCGGATAAACGGCGGGCTGGTGGGTCTGAAGGATCGTTTTGCGTTGTTCAAGCAGGTCTATGCAGAGCTGATGCGATGA